One genomic region from Pyxicephalus adspersus chromosome 1, UCB_Pads_2.0, whole genome shotgun sequence encodes:
- the MRM3 gene encoding rRNA methyltransferase 3, mitochondrial translates to MMAALMRSVLRCSRLTAVQVSGSIQARRDVRALRRSPVRVIPPGKEPKTHKEQPKERGPLTHQKDMRQPRDMAPLSQQMNMGQPRERAPQSQQKNMGQLQNRPPITKQKDKKSKDHRHQPATETRRQEEDMVDGQDEKMVQPVELKYEKIRRGDNKLGKVVSIAKSKSFRDRHGQVLLEGQRLLLDALEAGAVLHTLFFSRVDQLKALPSDKLLKANIVKVKFEDISLWSDVVTPQGLMGIFRKPDHVKMKYPETQVKNTLPLSLICDNIRDPGNLGTILRSAAGAGCNKILLTKGCVDAWEPKVIRAAMGAHFRLPIITSLDWDTISDSLSKDTKVFVADNSCQNVPDHTKFTPGKAIDYGWISNDPRKVSYLEGEDYYSSSDEEDEVLPDFPNIPIQHYYQQWATGPSALVIGGETHGLSIESLLLAENSGGRRLNIPAVPGIESLNSAMAASILLFEGRRQLQIISS, encoded by the exons ATGATGGCGGCGCTCATGAGGAGCGTGTTGCGCTGCAGCCGGCTGACTGCGGTTCAGGTGTCTGGGAGCATACAGGCGAGGCGGGATGTGCGGGCCCTTAGGAGGAGTCCGGTGAGGGTTATACCCCCCGGTAAAGAGCCAAAGACACATAAGGAGCAGCCAAAGGAGCGGGGACCCCTGACACACCAGAAGGACATGAGGCAGCCACGGGACATGGCACCCCTGTCACAGCAGATGAACATGGGGCAGCCACGGGAGAGGGCACCCCAATCACAGCAGAAGAACATGGGGCAGCTACAGAACAGACCGCCCATTACAAAGCAGAAAGACAAGAAGTCAAAAGATCATCGCCATCAGCCTGCCACAGAGACCAGGAGGCAGGAGGAGGACATGGTGGATGGGCAGGATGAGAAGATGGTGCAGCCAGTGGAGCTGAAATATGAGAAAATACGGCGTGGGGATAACAAACTTGG CAAAGTTGTTTCAATTGCAAAATCCAAATCGTTTCGGGATCGCCATGGACAGGTGTTACTGGAAGGTCAGAGGCTGCTGCTGGATGCTTTGGAGGCTGGAGCTGTTCTACATACACTGTTCTTTTCCAGAGTCGATCAGTTAAAAGCATTGCCTTCTGATAAACTTCTAAAAGCAAACATTGTTAAAGTGAAATTTGAAGACATTAGTTTGTGGTCTGATGTGGTTACCCCCCAAGGACTCATGG GAATATTTAGAAAACCTGACCATGTGAAGATGAAATATCCAGAAACACAAGTAAAGAACACGCTACCACTGTCTCTGATATGTGACAATATTCGTGATCCTGGAAACCTGGGTACCATCCTGAGATCGGCAGCAGGAGCTGGCTGTAACAAAATTTTGCTTACAAAAG GTTGCGTTGATGCATGGGAACCTAAAGTAATTAGGGCAGCCATGGGAGCTCACTTTCGCTTACCAATAATCACCAGCTTAGACTGGGACACCATTAGTGACTCTCTCTCTAAGGACACCAAAGTATTTGTTGCTGATAACTCCTGCCAGAATGTTCCTGACCACACCAAGTTTACACCGGGGAAAGCCATTGACTATGGTTGGATCTCAAATGACCCTAGAAAAGTTAGTTACCTTGAAGGAGAGGATTATTACTCCTCCAGTGATGAGGAGGATGAAGTACTTCCGGATTTCCCTAACATTCCCATACAGCACTATTACCAACAGTGGGCTACAGGCCCGAGTGCACTTGTGATTGGAGGGGAGACCCATGGGCTGAGTATAGAGTCACTGCTTCTGGCTGAAAATTCAGGAGGAAGGAGGCTGAATATTCCAGCTGTACCTGGTATAGAAAGCTTAAACTCTGCTATGGCTGCTAGTATCCTTTTGTTTGAAGGAAGAAGACAACTACAGATAATATCATCCTAG